In Nitrosophilus alvini, the following are encoded in one genomic region:
- a CDS encoding efflux RND transporter periplasmic adaptor subunit: MNKLLIIIFSFLMLNASDIVLDRATIKTFGKTLNVNAKVVQLSNQRQNIVSRISGHLEQYYVKPGQKVKKGEKIALIKSLELSRLTAHYVYLSKQLEASQKNLESVKKLFKKGLASKKELTDEIIKIAEISANLGTVKSQLSSLDIDPKSVKKATDKFFIHAHADGVISRLLVPVHSNLEARTSIAELVNESGYYAIAYVAVKDAYDLDNDVKGWLEIGSRRFKCSFEQLLPKVDEETQRAQVLFWIESDKEKLLLNAFGEMSIAVKPYKKYVAVKRSALTMFKGEWVVFVPAEEAEFVEESHKDEEEHNHEEHGNDHHDEEDHEKHTDHEDHSSHEMNADHKEHDEHGHEEGPGFVPLVVELLAVNGDDVAVAGIKAGQEYVSEGVYFVKSLLLKSELGGHGH, encoded by the coding sequence ATGAATAAATTACTGATAATAATCTTTTCATTTTTAATGTTAAATGCTTCGGATATCGTTTTGGACAGAGCGACTATCAAAACATTCGGCAAGACACTGAATGTAAACGCGAAAGTGGTGCAGCTTTCAAACCAGCGCCAAAACATAGTCTCCAGGATTTCAGGCCATCTGGAGCAGTACTATGTAAAACCTGGTCAAAAAGTGAAAAAAGGCGAAAAAATAGCTCTGATAAAATCTTTGGAACTTTCAAGGTTAACCGCCCATTATGTTTATCTCTCAAAGCAGCTCGAAGCTTCTCAAAAAAACCTTGAGTCCGTTAAAAAACTGTTCAAAAAAGGTCTGGCATCCAAGAAGGAACTTACAGACGAGATAATAAAAATAGCTGAAATATCTGCAAATCTGGGTACCGTAAAGTCTCAGCTCTCTTCTTTAGATATAGATCCAAAAAGCGTAAAAAAGGCGACGGACAAGTTTTTTATACACGCTCATGCCGATGGTGTTATAAGTCGCCTTCTAGTTCCTGTTCACTCAAATCTCGAAGCCAGAACTTCTATAGCCGAACTTGTAAACGAGAGCGGATATTATGCAATAGCCTATGTTGCAGTAAAAGATGCATACGATCTGGATAATGATGTAAAAGGGTGGTTAGAGATCGGTTCAAGACGATTTAAATGCAGTTTCGAACAGCTTTTGCCGAAAGTTGACGAAGAGACACAAAGAGCACAGGTGCTTTTCTGGATAGAGAGTGATAAAGAGAAACTTTTGCTTAATGCTTTCGGAGAGATGAGTATAGCAGTTAAACCGTATAAAAAATATGTGGCTGTAAAAAGGTCGGCCCTTACAATGTTCAAAGGCGAGTGGGTTGTTTTTGTGCCTGCCGAAGAGGCTGAGTTTGTTGAGGAGTCTCACAAAGATGAAGAAGAGCATAACCACGAAGAGCATGGGAACGATCACCATGATGAAGAAGATCATGAAAAGCATACTGATCATGAAGATCATAGCAGCCATGAGATGAATGCCGATCATAAAGAGCATGATGAACATGGCCATGAAGAGGGTCCAGGATTTGTTCCTCTTGTTGTTGAGTTGTTGGCTGTTAACGGAGATGATGTTGCTGTTGCAGGTATCAAAGCCGGTCAGGAGTATGTTTCGGAGGGAGTATATTTTGTAAAATCGCTGCTGCTCAAGTCTGAGCTTGGCGGACACGGTCATTAA
- a CDS encoding efflux RND transporter permease subunit, protein MEKFFKLLIRYRLLVIALFIAIAGFGYKAYKDIPIDAFPDITPKQVVIYTESPGNSAQDIEKLITYPIESAMAGLPGVKMILSNSMFGLSYVSVFFEDDYDIYFLRQLVAERLRGVDIPKGWGRPVMGPNTTGLGQVFWYALQDKNKKLTLTKLRELQDYVVAPLLKSVDGVEEVIGWGGFEKQYEVIIDPKRLQAVDVTFDDIVSALQRSNQAVGGQYLEMNREQYLIRGSGLYKSIEDIKNTVIRAQEAKAVTIGDVADVSVGKAPRFGAVSIDGDEVMFGMVLQRSGTNAAKVVEHIKEKLPIVNRALPKGVEIKTIYDRTEITHKAVNTMTSALMSGAALVAVILFLFLFELRSAFIVIVSLPLSLLVAFLLMEKYGISANLMSLSGLAIAIGMIVDGTIVIVENCFRILHDKPELSKTQIIAEATAGVAKPVIFALLIILAVFIPLLSLEGLAGKLYSPMAIDIVFVMIGSLAVALFLIPVLSYLMLKPVKHASSPLMNGIKKLYLPVLEFALKHAKIVVVSVTALFLVMMWQLMQQGREFMPELNEESIMYRVIAIPGTGLGQNVDTAQKIEKYILKNYNESVDSVLSMVGRSEKGETAQANYMEVLLTLKPDVKNIEELAKKMTHDLEKNFYYVQFIPTQPIAMRIEELLEGVKAELAVKIFGEDQKVMNSIAEQITKTLSGVEGLERVEVETQLGQAQIDIKPDFLALSRYGLDVQEVMDVIRHGIGEEPVTEKIEGVRRFGIVPKIKDAKKSIENIKALQLRSPNGKMVRLDEVCDIKVVQGPSFIKREDLSRYMVISMEVEGRDVASFVEEANEKIKAQVEIPSGYYIRWAGDFKNMQEATKKLMIIVPITIMIIILLLYTAFNSVSKSLLILLGVPLGLIGGIAGLVISGEYLSVSAIVGFIAIFAIAILNGIVLVSFIDELRAKFPHVGLEVLLKDATLLRLRPVLMTAFTTLFGILPLLFATGVGSEIQYPLSVVVVGGIISSTILTLVVLPALYLLFYKKAH, encoded by the coding sequence ATGGAAAAATTTTTTAAACTGTTGATCCGATACAGGCTTCTTGTAATCGCACTTTTTATAGCGATAGCAGGGTTTGGCTATAAAGCCTATAAAGATATACCTATCGATGCTTTTCCGGACATCACCCCGAAACAGGTGGTTATCTATACAGAAAGCCCTGGAAATTCAGCACAGGATATAGAAAAACTGATAACCTATCCTATAGAGTCGGCAATGGCAGGTTTGCCAGGAGTGAAGATGATACTTTCAAACTCTATGTTTGGACTCTCTTATGTTTCGGTGTTTTTTGAGGATGATTACGATATCTATTTTCTACGTCAACTTGTTGCTGAAAGGTTAAGAGGCGTTGATATACCAAAAGGTTGGGGTAGGCCTGTTATGGGTCCCAATACTACGGGACTTGGACAGGTATTTTGGTATGCACTTCAAGATAAAAACAAAAAATTGACACTGACGAAACTTAGAGAACTTCAAGATTATGTTGTTGCACCTCTTTTAAAGTCGGTTGACGGAGTAGAGGAGGTGATAGGCTGGGGAGGATTTGAGAAACAGTATGAAGTGATAATAGACCCCAAACGTCTTCAGGCTGTTGATGTGACATTTGACGATATAGTGTCTGCACTTCAAAGAAGCAATCAGGCAGTCGGCGGCCAATATCTGGAAATGAATCGAGAGCAGTATCTTATACGTGGATCCGGTCTTTATAAAAGTATAGAAGATATAAAAAACACCGTGATAAGAGCACAGGAAGCAAAAGCAGTAACAATAGGTGATGTGGCGGATGTATCTGTAGGGAAAGCCCCAAGATTTGGAGCTGTCAGCATAGATGGCGATGAGGTGATGTTCGGAATGGTTTTACAAAGAAGCGGTACAAACGCTGCAAAAGTTGTCGAACATATCAAGGAAAAACTGCCTATCGTCAACAGAGCGCTGCCCAAAGGTGTGGAGATTAAAACCATTTACGACAGGACCGAAATAACACACAAAGCTGTAAATACAATGACTTCGGCTCTCATGAGCGGCGCGGCTCTTGTTGCCGTTATACTCTTTTTGTTTCTGTTTGAACTCAGAAGTGCATTTATAGTCATCGTCTCTTTGCCTCTTTCACTTCTTGTCGCTTTTTTGCTTATGGAGAAGTACGGTATAAGCGCAAATCTAATGAGCCTTAGCGGCCTTGCTATAGCAATAGGTATGATAGTTGACGGTACTATCGTTATTGTGGAAAACTGTTTCAGGATTCTTCATGACAAACCTGAGCTCTCAAAAACACAGATTATAGCCGAAGCAACTGCAGGTGTTGCAAAACCAGTAATCTTTGCGCTGCTGATAATTTTGGCTGTTTTTATTCCTCTTTTGAGTCTCGAGGGCCTTGCCGGGAAACTATACTCACCGATGGCGATAGATATAGTTTTTGTCATGATAGGTTCTTTGGCCGTTGCACTGTTTCTTATTCCTGTTTTATCATATCTTATGTTAAAACCTGTAAAACATGCTTCAAGCCCTCTTATGAACGGTATCAAAAAACTATATCTGCCTGTTTTGGAGTTTGCGTTAAAGCATGCAAAAATAGTTGTTGTCTCGGTTACTGCTCTCTTTTTAGTGATGATGTGGCAGCTTATGCAGCAGGGACGAGAGTTTATGCCGGAACTCAATGAAGAGTCTATCATGTACCGTGTTATCGCAATACCCGGAACCGGACTGGGACAAAATGTAGATACGGCACAAAAAATAGAGAAGTATATATTAAAAAACTATAATGAGAGTGTTGACTCTGTTCTAAGTATGGTAGGGCGAAGCGAAAAAGGCGAAACCGCGCAGGCTAACTATATGGAAGTACTGTTGACGCTTAAACCGGATGTTAAAAACATCGAGGAGCTTGCGAAGAAGATGACTCATGATCTGGAAAAAAATTTTTATTATGTTCAATTTATCCCGACCCAGCCCATTGCTATGCGTATAGAAGAGCTGCTTGAAGGGGTAAAAGCTGAGCTTGCGGTAAAGATTTTCGGAGAAGATCAAAAGGTGATGAACTCTATAGCCGAACAGATTACGAAAACTCTCTCAGGTGTGGAAGGACTCGAAAGAGTAGAGGTGGAAACTCAGCTTGGACAGGCGCAGATAGATATAAAGCCGGATTTTCTTGCTCTGTCAAGGTACGGTCTTGACGTACAAGAGGTTATGGATGTTATAAGACACGGTATAGGAGAAGAGCCTGTTACCGAAAAGATAGAGGGGGTTAGAAGATTTGGGATAGTTCCCAAGATAAAAGATGCAAAAAAAAGCATAGAAAATATAAAAGCTCTGCAGCTTCGTTCACCAAACGGTAAAATGGTCAGACTCGATGAGGTGTGCGATATAAAGGTTGTTCAGGGACCTTCTTTCATAAAGCGCGAAGACCTGAGCAGATATATGGTTATCTCTATGGAGGTTGAAGGAAGAGATGTGGCTTCATTCGTCGAGGAGGCAAATGAAAAAATCAAAGCACAGGTAGAAATTCCTTCAGGTTACTATATCCGATGGGCAGGAGACTTTAAAAATATGCAGGAAGCCACGAAAAAACTGATGATTATTGTTCCTATTACGATTATGATTATTATTTTATTACTGTATACCGCATTCAATTCAGTTTCAAAATCGCTTTTGATTCTTCTTGGTGTTCCTTTGGGACTCATAGGAGGTATTGCCGGATTGGTTATAAGTGGAGAGTATTTGAGTGTGTCAGCTATAGTTGGTTTTATAGCGATATTTGCCATTGCGATACTCAACGGAATAGTTTTGGTCAGTTTTATTGATGAACTAAGAGCCAAGTTTCCGCATGTGGGATTGGAAGTACTCCTGAAAGATGCAACTCTTTTGCGTCTAAGGCCTGTTTTGATGACAGCATTTACCACACTTTTCGGTATTTTACCTCTGCTTTTTGCCACGGGGGTCGGAAGCGAGATACAGTATCCTCTTTCAGTGGTCGTTGTAGGCGGAATCATCAGCTCGACAATTTTGACGCTTGTTGTGCTACCCGCTCTTTATCTGCTTTTCTATAAAAAAGC